Proteins encoded within one genomic window of Methanosarcina barkeri str. Wiesmoor:
- a CDS encoding TATA-box-binding protein — translation MSESSIKIENVVASTKLAEEFDLTVIESKFEGAEYNKQKFPGLVYRVSDPKAAFLVFTSGKVVCTGAKNVADVHTVIGNMAKKLNSIGITTIENPQITVQNIVASADLHTILNLNAIAIGLGLENIEYEPEQFPGLVYRIDDPKVVVLIFSSGKLVVTGGKTPEDCERGVEVVRQQLDNMGLL, via the coding sequence ATGAGCGAATCTAGCATCAAGATCGAAAATGTGGTTGCATCCACTAAACTCGCTGAAGAATTCGACTTAACCGTTATCGAATCAAAGTTCGAAGGAGCCGAATACAACAAGCAGAAGTTTCCCGGACTCGTTTACAGAGTTTCAGATCCTAAAGCTGCATTCCTGGTCTTTACTTCCGGTAAGGTTGTCTGTACAGGGGCAAAAAACGTTGCCGATGTACATACAGTTATAGGCAACATGGCGAAAAAACTGAACAGTATAGGGATTACGACTATAGAGAACCCTCAGATTACTGTCCAGAACATTGTTGCTTCTGCAGATCTGCATACGATTTTGAACCTGAATGCAATTGCAATAGGGCTTGGACTTGAAAATATTGAATACGAGCCTGAACAGTTCCCTGGCCTTGTGTACAGGATCGATGACCCCAAAGTAGTTGTGCTTATCTTCAGCTCCGGAAAACTGGTAGTTACAGGTGGCAAGACCCCTGAAGATTGTGAGAGAGGTGTTGAGGTCGTCCGCCAGCAGCTCGACAACATGGGGCTTTTATAA
- a CDS encoding biotin transporter BioY: MMVFASLFAALTAVGAYIQIPIPFSPVPVTLQVFFVLLAGSMLKSKWGGLSMIVYTLLGIAGLPVFAGGSSGIGVLLGPTGGYITGFILAAYVIGKLSEKAEKADKSGLFINALNMSAGVLILYACGFIQLMFVADIGPGAALALGVIPFLPGEIIKTGVAAYIASNYKL; encoded by the coding sequence ATGATGGTTTTCGCATCTCTTTTTGCAGCCCTGACCGCCGTAGGGGCTTATATACAGATTCCTATACCTTTCTCTCCTGTCCCTGTTACACTGCAGGTATTCTTTGTCCTGCTTGCAGGCAGCATGTTGAAAAGCAAGTGGGGAGGCTTGAGTATGATAGTGTATACCCTGCTTGGTATAGCAGGACTTCCTGTGTTTGCAGGAGGCAGCTCTGGAATTGGAGTGCTTCTCGGGCCTACAGGCGGGTACATAACTGGCTTTATTCTGGCGGCGTATGTTATAGGAAAGCTTTCCGAGAAGGCTGAAAAGGCTGATAAATCCGGTCTCTTTATCAATGCCCTTAATATGAGTGCAGGAGTCTTGATTCTCTATGCATGCGGATTTATTCAATTGATGTTCGTAGCTGATATTGGACCTGGAGCAGCCCTCGCTCTTGGTGTCATTCCTTTTCTGCCTGGAGAAATCATAAAAACTGGAGTTGCCGCATATATTGCTTCAAATTACAAGCTCTAA
- a CDS encoding energy-coupling factor transporter ATPase: MIRLEKVSYSYPDGTPALENINLVIKKGEFIGVIGKNGSGKSTLALQLSGLLKPQAGRVLISGIDTCDPSKLPGIRKLVGIVFQNPETQFVGRTVEEDLAFGPENLCLPPIEIRKLVDMALAETGLEKYRHRSPKTLSGGQGQCVALAGILAMSPECLIFDEVTSMLDPESGIAVLENIKKLHRKGKTIVYITHNLEELHDADRVIVMEKGKVRLEGEPESIFSDVSLQTLGLALPSLIELAENLKMHGVVIPWENTSSPQSFAEEICRLFLKT, translated from the coding sequence ATGATCAGGCTTGAAAAAGTGAGTTACAGTTATCCTGATGGTACCCCTGCGCTTGAGAATATAAATCTGGTTATAAAAAAAGGGGAATTCATAGGGGTAATAGGAAAAAATGGCAGTGGTAAATCTACACTTGCCCTTCAACTAAGTGGACTTCTGAAACCACAGGCTGGCAGGGTACTAATAAGTGGAATTGACACATGTGATCCCTCAAAACTTCCAGGAATCAGGAAACTCGTAGGTATCGTGTTCCAGAATCCTGAAACTCAATTTGTTGGTCGGACTGTCGAAGAAGATCTGGCTTTCGGCCCAGAGAATCTTTGCCTTCCCCCCATAGAAATCAGAAAGCTTGTTGATATGGCGCTTGCCGAAACCGGGCTTGAGAAGTACAGGCACCGTTCTCCGAAAACCCTTAGTGGAGGACAGGGACAGTGTGTAGCTCTGGCAGGAATTCTTGCAATGAGCCCTGAATGCCTTATCTTTGATGAGGTAACTTCCATGCTTGATCCTGAGTCCGGAATAGCTGTCCTCGAAAACATAAAAAAACTGCACAGGAAAGGAAAAACCATTGTATATATCACTCACAATCTCGAAGAACTTCATGACGCAGACAGAGTCATTGTCATGGAAAAAGGAAAAGTAAGGCTTGAAGGAGAGCCGGAAAGCATTTTTTCCGATGTTTCCCTCCAGACTCTTGGACTTGCTTTGCCTTCTCTGATCGAGCTGGCTGAGAACCTGAAAATGCACGGAGTAGTAATTCCCTGGGAAAATACCTCTTCTCCCCAGAGCTTTGCAGAGGAAATATGCCGATTATTCTTGAAAACGTAA
- a CDS encoding metal-dependent transcriptional regulator, with product MHIDRFEEYLETILYLIRKNQGPAKTKQISEELNVSPPSVTEMIKKLHSSGLVEYTPYQGVELTKQGTDQAIKIKRKHQVLETFLVDVLDFDRKEAHKEACELEHAVSDAVLEKIYEFLGCPEYCPDGNPINIDKNNIVQEEKFVPLDEMEEGSSGRVARVTLPRETKERLISLGILAGEDIKVRRKQKQGCISVIAVGSEIALGKDIAKKIFIAPKGRNA from the coding sequence ATGCATATAGATCGATTTGAAGAATATCTCGAAACTATTCTCTACCTCATTAGAAAAAATCAGGGCCCTGCAAAGACCAAACAGATCTCTGAAGAACTCAACGTATCTCCGCCAAGCGTGACGGAAATGATAAAAAAGTTACATTCTTCGGGACTTGTAGAGTATACACCTTATCAGGGAGTTGAATTGACAAAACAAGGGACTGATCAGGCTATAAAGATCAAAAGGAAACACCAGGTACTTGAAACTTTCCTGGTTGATGTCCTAGATTTTGATAGAAAGGAAGCCCATAAAGAAGCCTGTGAACTTGAGCATGCAGTCTCAGATGCCGTACTTGAAAAGATCTACGAATTTCTGGGATGCCCCGAGTATTGCCCTGACGGAAACCCCATCAATATTGATAAAAATAATATCGTGCAAGAGGAAAAATTTGTCCCGCTTGATGAGATGGAAGAAGGAAGTTCAGGCAGAGTTGCCAGGGTTACCCTTCCAAGAGAGACAAAAGAGCGCCTGATTTCCCTTGGAATTCTTGCAGGAGAAGATATAAAAGTCAGGCGAAAGCAAAAACAGGGCTGTATCTCGGTTATAGCAGTGGGGTCGGAAATCGCTCTCGGAAAGGATATTGCAAAGAAAATTTTCATAGCTCCGAAGGGCAGAAATGCGTAA
- the scpB gene encoding SMC-Scp complex subunit ScpB, translated as MSELEIIEAALFAAGRAVSLEKLTKITGKPKKTVLSAIQKLTEIYSSRGSGIEILDLEERYVMQVKPEYSDLMREVAPKELSTPKLRTLSMIAYHQPLLQSDLIDMRGSGAYDHIKDLVERGFVESVPCGRSRQLSTTPLFADYFGLKRNDPKAIKEKILDLLRSQAGQSEINLWIGKKTIAVTPMYESLMSMCGIREYSVANAYSPSKEEISRLLEADVVVVSAGYSDTVRQYCDGEILEMHSTTFEDLIEAIALLAEELPDEVDSKTVEKSIKKIRETRERYVSAAVLIEKKVKPATEMVSRIVNDLSLGISAEGVLIAPDYGVSKSGVKIEKGAQILIPTHRSIEGDLLQRVCAKYDSILEGLEKFKD; from the coding sequence ATGAGTGAGCTTGAGATTATCGAAGCTGCGCTTTTTGCTGCTGGCAGGGCAGTAAGCCTCGAAAAGCTTACAAAAATTACAGGAAAACCCAAAAAAACCGTCCTTTCGGCAATACAGAAATTGACAGAGATTTATTCTTCCCGAGGATCCGGGATTGAGATTCTTGATCTTGAAGAGCGGTATGTTATGCAGGTCAAGCCCGAATACTCCGATCTTATGCGGGAAGTCGCCCCAAAAGAGCTTTCAACCCCAAAACTTCGTACCCTTTCCATGATTGCCTATCATCAGCCCCTGCTCCAGTCAGACCTTATTGATATGAGAGGAAGCGGAGCTTATGATCATATAAAAGATCTTGTAGAGCGAGGTTTTGTAGAGTCAGTGCCCTGCGGGAGAAGCAGGCAGCTTTCCACAACCCCTCTTTTTGCAGATTACTTCGGGCTTAAAAGAAATGACCCTAAAGCCATAAAAGAGAAAATCCTTGACCTTTTGAGATCCCAGGCAGGACAGAGTGAGATCAACCTCTGGATAGGAAAGAAGACCATTGCCGTTACTCCCATGTATGAATCTCTTATGAGCATGTGCGGGATCAGGGAATACTCTGTAGCCAATGCCTACTCGCCTTCGAAGGAGGAAATCTCCCGCCTGCTTGAAGCCGATGTTGTTGTAGTCTCGGCCGGGTATTCTGATACTGTACGGCAGTACTGCGATGGAGAGATCCTTGAGATGCATTCCACAACTTTTGAAGACCTTATAGAAGCAATTGCCTTACTTGCTGAGGAACTTCCCGACGAGGTAGACTCCAAAACAGTGGAAAAAAGCATTAAAAAAATTCGAGAAACCAGGGAAAGATATGTTTCTGCTGCCGTTCTTATCGAGAAGAAGGTCAAGCCGGCAACTGAAATGGTTTCAAGAATTGTAAACGACCTTTCCCTTGGAATTTCTGCAGAGGGCGTTCTTATCGCACCTGACTATGGAGTTTCGAAAAGTGGGGTTAAAATTGAAAAAGGAGCTCAGATCCTCATACCCACACACCGCAGTATTGAAGGCGACCTTCTCCAGAGGGTCTGTGCAAAGTATGATTCTATTCTTGAAGGCCTTGAGAAGTTTAAAGACTGA
- the feoB gene encoding ferrous iron transport protein B, with product MTIAFIGNPSVGKSVFFSRLTGVGVEVSNYPGTTVALKKGIVKARGKTIEIVDLPGIYSLGVTNEDEKVTKRFLIEDRPDVIINVVDASRLERNLYLTLQLLELDIPMVIALNQVDLAADLGILVDTDEISELLGLPVVPTVATWGVGLDEVMLVALDEQNKTQEHHQVRYSQLIQQALSSLDYTFPNIPPIVKTAALLNDAEFVELCCMPPEANALLSSARRLRQNLEIEQRISVPDTVARDLYGEAGYIVDSVVSRFEPKKNIRERIDAILTSPNFGIAVLVSALLVTFLLVFRVGGFLETWIVNEIFEPHVILPAEAATSGMPPVLKNLIVYSLRGVEAGFAIAIPYIAVFYAILSIFEDSGYLTRAAFLLDNLTHKLGLHGRAVIPLVLGFGCNVPAIMAVHSLGTRREKRIASILISLIPCSARTVIILGLVGTFVGFWPAVSIYILEIIIITGMGLILGKSLPGQRSGFIMEMTPLRKPGLKSTLRKTWMKSREFLYIAFPLLLVGSAFLGVADALGLLSIFQDFVEPISVGMLGLPAFAATALVFGILRKEMALQILAVLAGTANFAAVMTPVQMYQFAVITTIYMPCVATIAVLKHELGAKDTALIVIFTVLLALGVGVLIRIFGPYFL from the coding sequence TTGACAATAGCTTTCATAGGCAACCCAAGTGTTGGAAAAAGCGTCTTTTTCAGCAGGCTTACAGGAGTAGGAGTTGAGGTCTCAAATTACCCTGGCACAACAGTTGCACTTAAAAAAGGAATTGTAAAGGCACGGGGAAAAACCATTGAAATAGTTGACCTGCCAGGAATTTATTCCCTTGGAGTCACAAACGAAGATGAGAAAGTAACCAAGCGATTTCTGATTGAGGACCGACCGGATGTTATAATCAATGTCGTTGACGCGAGCAGGCTTGAAAGGAATCTGTACCTGACCCTGCAACTTCTGGAACTCGATATCCCTATGGTTATTGCACTAAATCAGGTAGATCTGGCTGCCGACCTCGGGATTCTCGTTGATACAGATGAAATCTCCGAACTGCTTGGCCTGCCTGTAGTACCAACAGTTGCGACCTGGGGGGTAGGGCTCGATGAAGTAATGCTTGTAGCCCTTGACGAACAGAATAAGACTCAAGAGCACCACCAGGTAAGATATAGCCAGTTGATCCAGCAGGCTCTTTCTAGCCTTGACTATACCTTTCCCAATATACCTCCAATCGTAAAAACGGCAGCTCTGCTAAACGATGCCGAGTTTGTAGAACTCTGCTGTATGCCGCCAGAGGCTAATGCCTTGCTCTCGTCTGCCAGACGGTTAAGACAGAACCTGGAGATAGAACAGAGGATTTCGGTACCTGATACTGTTGCAAGAGACCTCTATGGGGAAGCAGGATATATTGTAGACAGTGTGGTTTCAAGGTTTGAACCTAAAAAAAATATACGGGAAAGAATCGATGCCATCCTTACTTCCCCTAATTTCGGAATTGCAGTGCTCGTATCTGCCCTGCTCGTTACTTTCCTCCTTGTTTTCCGGGTCGGAGGCTTCCTTGAGACCTGGATTGTGAATGAAATCTTTGAGCCTCATGTGATCCTTCCCGCCGAAGCCGCAACTTCGGGCATGCCGCCTGTCCTGAAAAACCTGATAGTATATTCTCTTCGGGGAGTAGAGGCCGGATTTGCAATTGCAATTCCGTATATTGCAGTATTTTATGCCATTCTTTCAATATTCGAAGATTCGGGTTATCTTACCAGGGCAGCTTTTCTGCTGGACAACCTTACCCATAAGCTTGGGCTTCATGGAAGAGCCGTGATACCGCTAGTTCTCGGCTTTGGCTGCAACGTCCCTGCAATTATGGCAGTACATTCCCTTGGCACGCGGCGGGAAAAGAGGATAGCTTCCATCCTGATATCTCTAATTCCCTGCTCTGCGCGGACCGTTATTATCCTGGGGCTTGTTGGAACCTTTGTAGGTTTCTGGCCCGCAGTTTCAATATATATTCTGGAGATTATCATTATTACCGGCATGGGATTAATTCTGGGAAAGAGTCTGCCAGGCCAGAGAAGTGGCTTCATTATGGAAATGACGCCTCTCAGAAAGCCGGGGCTGAAATCTACTCTCAGGAAGACGTGGATGAAAAGCCGAGAATTTTTATATATAGCTTTTCCGCTACTGCTCGTTGGAAGCGCTTTTCTGGGAGTTGCCGATGCTCTAGGCCTTCTTTCAATCTTCCAAGACTTTGTAGAGCCTATATCCGTAGGAATGCTGGGCCTTCCAGCATTTGCGGCAACTGCCCTGGTTTTTGGGATTCTCCGAAAGGAAATGGCACTTCAGATCCTTGCCGTACTTGCAGGTACAGCCAATTTTGCAGCTGTAATGACACCTGTCCAGATGTACCAATTTGCTGTAATTACGACCATCTATATGCCATGTGTAGCAACAATTGCAGTGCTGAAGCACGAACTTGGAGCAAAGGATACAGCTTTGATAGTTATTTTCACCGTGCTGCTGGCTCTCGGAGTAGGTGTCTTGATTCGGATTTTTGGACCTTATTTCCTTTGA
- a CDS encoding N-acetyltransferase — MIRKARVNDVVVMKQIINTYSKEELMLARSLSEMYENIRDYYVCEIDGEVMGCCALHVVWEDLAEILALAVNPACARKGIGTKLVSACLEDAKNLGMKEVFALTYVPGFFETLDFKVVDKNTLPRKIWAGCLRCPKFPDCNEVAVLKSINL; from the coding sequence TTGATCAGGAAAGCCAGAGTAAACGACGTAGTTGTAATGAAACAAATCATCAATACTTATTCGAAAGAAGAGCTAATGCTCGCCCGTTCGCTGAGTGAGATGTACGAAAATATCAGAGATTATTACGTCTGCGAGATCGATGGAGAAGTTATGGGCTGCTGTGCTCTGCATGTAGTGTGGGAAGACCTCGCAGAGATACTTGCCCTTGCCGTAAACCCGGCATGTGCAAGAAAGGGAATAGGTACAAAGCTTGTCTCGGCCTGCCTTGAGGACGCTAAAAACCTTGGTATGAAAGAAGTTTTCGCACTTACTTATGTGCCTGGCTTTTTCGAGACATTGGACTTTAAGGTTGTGGACAAGAACACCCTTCCCAGAAAGATCTGGGCCGGTTGTTTGAGATGCCCTAAGTTTCCGGATTGTAATGAAGTTGCTGTTCTGAAGTCGATAAATCTCTGA
- a CDS encoding segregation/condensation protein A, with protein MAELMDNEEAVLEVPRLQASTVSESGENNSLFVKSEIYGLPGTLSCLGIDWNLLDISEFETSEPLGILVELARVGKIDPWDIDIVQLTDGFLRKVEELKQMDLRISSRTLLYSAILLRMKSSGILDVEEEEIDTFDSDFHDDPDFPEPAEFPIPKLPVRRVSTRPVTLNELIIELKKAEKCLSRKNEKKARQVSEESNPRPKLTTGDVLGIAHEEAISSRLTLMWERLAELFTKQSVVVFSSILERSEDRIMDYLSLLFLASSRKIWLFQNELFEELYIYPGEESGFSTEANPSLFHEMLIKSKTEISKPETKGYSGIDSIGEIPPHENMDEEPELTVH; from the coding sequence ATGGCTGAGCTTATGGATAACGAGGAGGCAGTGCTTGAAGTTCCTCGTCTTCAAGCTAGTACGGTTTCTGAATCCGGGGAAAACAATTCTCTTTTTGTTAAATCTGAAATTTATGGGCTGCCAGGTACTCTTTCATGCCTTGGAATTGATTGGAACTTGCTTGATATTTCGGAGTTTGAGACTTCCGAACCTCTGGGCATACTGGTTGAACTTGCGCGGGTAGGAAAAATAGATCCCTGGGATATAGACATAGTACAGCTTACTGACGGTTTCCTGAGAAAGGTGGAAGAGCTCAAGCAGATGGACCTTAGAATTTCTTCAAGGACACTTCTTTATTCTGCTATTCTCCTGCGCATGAAATCTTCTGGAATCCTTGATGTGGAAGAGGAAGAGATTGATACATTTGATTCGGATTTTCATGATGATCCAGATTTCCCTGAGCCTGCAGAATTCCCTATCCCGAAGCTTCCAGTTCGTCGTGTATCCACAAGGCCGGTAACACTCAATGAACTGATTATTGAACTCAAGAAAGCCGAAAAATGCCTCTCAAGAAAAAATGAAAAAAAAGCCAGACAGGTGTCAGAAGAATCCAATCCTCGCCCTAAGCTTACTACCGGAGATGTCCTTGGCATTGCACATGAAGAAGCCATCAGCTCGCGATTGACCCTGATGTGGGAAAGGCTTGCCGAACTATTTACGAAGCAATCTGTAGTGGTTTTTTCGAGTATACTGGAGAGAAGCGAAGACAGAATTATGGATTATCTTTCTCTTCTTTTCCTTGCCTCAAGCAGGAAAATCTGGCTTTTCCAGAATGAACTTTTTGAAGAATTATACATATATCCAGGAGAAGAATCCGGCTTTTCCACAGAAGCAAATCCATCCCTTTTCCATGAGATGCTAATAAAATCAAAAACTGAAATTTCTAAGCCTGAAACTAAAGGTTATTCAGGAATTGACTCAATAGGGGAAATTCCTCCGCATGAAAACATGGATGAAGAGCCTGAGTTAACCGTACATTGA
- the smc gene encoding chromosome segregation protein SMC — MYIKEIEFVNFKSFGKKVKIPFYNDFTTISGPNGSGKSNIIDGILFALGLTSSRTLRAEKLTDLIYNGDASKKPDFAQVTIRFDNSDHKLPLELDEIEVSRKVRRTKNGYYSYFYFNGKSVSLGEVHSQLEKAGITPEGYNVVMQGDVTQIISMTSVERRKIIDEIAGVAEFDERKQKALGELEVVKQQIERVDIILEEVRTQLGKLAGERDQALKYQALKTEKVKFEGYLLLSKLKDARAELQNVEKEITGKEEHLEKVQIVLNERTKELQALEETLEKLSVEIRKKGEDEQLQVKREIEETKGEISRCVDSIELSESELEEADSRRRKAFVEIDSTKGNVEELKEKIEAENLRKESISSELSERKTERMLLQSRIADVDAKFAATRDELMAARKKLEDAKNEKNELIRTEDRLLDTLRRKSLELREIENQIKDAEAAVATSDSDTLSVRYELEKLSENLESLIRDRDDIESSHFRIKEDIKKLENRLHGLQQEYTITETRVRASEQGRGYSRAVEMIIGAARQEDLFGINGTIAQLGRVERQYSTALEVAAGNRMQAIVVDTDADAAEAIEYLKRRKGGRATFLPLNKLREPRRLENLSYENGVIGYAIDLIQFDSGFEPAFWYVFQDTLVMENLESARRLMGKARMVTLEGELLEKSGAMVGGSISSKSGTSFAAAEKDKLLELAEKIRSLDESRNAAINKQDSIESHLFELSRKIRDCEATISRKESQLDEIAGREAKLAELLEAKQADLKAIEESRTELGTEMDRVTAEKADKEKVVSELEEQISGLEAKLADSPLPEINKKIEFVDEELRRLDGRIRDTEATLNALKLEKEYAEQKIAEAKELIREIDEKKASRMEKVNSLKIKIKECEEKLEEKKAREIELSNELIGLQQEREKVQAEHNAVKRRVSISSTTLEKAKQQVLTLKATKNALLDQEKQFVEEILKRGIEETDEVPNYETVYMRIQAIDEALRRLEPVNMRAIDEYNEVELRLSDLQGKRDTLFTEREQLLERIDQYEHLKRDAFMEAYTSINANFKEIFHELSDGMGELLLDNPDDPFAGGMTLRAQPKEKTLQRIEAMSGGEKSLTALAFIFAIQQYRPAPFYAFDEIDMFLDGWNVERVSRRVKTSGSKVQFIVVSLRKPMIQAASRTIGVTMQENNLTSITGVKLNG; from the coding sequence GTGTATATAAAAGAGATTGAATTTGTTAATTTTAAGTCTTTCGGAAAAAAAGTAAAGATTCCCTTTTATAATGACTTTACTACAATTTCAGGTCCAAACGGGAGTGGGAAGTCTAACATAATAGATGGGATTCTTTTTGCACTCGGGCTCACAAGTTCAAGGACCCTTCGCGCTGAAAAACTTACCGATTTGATTTACAACGGCGATGCGTCAAAAAAGCCTGATTTTGCTCAGGTTACTATCCGTTTTGACAACTCGGACCATAAGTTACCTCTAGAGCTTGACGAGATTGAAGTCTCAAGAAAGGTTCGGCGGACAAAAAACGGGTATTACAGCTATTTTTATTTCAATGGAAAATCCGTAAGCCTTGGAGAAGTCCATTCTCAGCTTGAAAAAGCCGGGATAACGCCTGAAGGCTATAATGTGGTTATGCAAGGAGATGTAACGCAGATAATCTCCATGACCTCTGTAGAAAGAAGAAAGATTATAGACGAAATTGCAGGGGTTGCAGAATTTGACGAACGCAAGCAAAAGGCGCTTGGGGAACTGGAAGTCGTAAAACAGCAAATCGAGCGCGTGGATATAATCCTTGAAGAGGTACGCACCCAGCTAGGAAAACTGGCCGGAGAACGTGACCAGGCTTTAAAATACCAGGCTCTCAAGACTGAAAAAGTAAAATTTGAAGGATATCTCCTACTTTCCAAACTCAAGGACGCAAGGGCTGAACTGCAGAATGTGGAGAAGGAAATCACAGGCAAAGAAGAGCATCTTGAAAAAGTCCAGATTGTCCTCAACGAGAGAACAAAGGAACTTCAGGCGCTTGAAGAAACCCTGGAAAAACTTTCGGTTGAAATCCGAAAAAAAGGAGAGGATGAACAGCTTCAGGTAAAGAGGGAGATCGAAGAGACAAAGGGAGAAATTTCTCGCTGCGTAGATAGTATCGAGCTTTCGGAATCCGAACTTGAGGAAGCTGATTCGAGGCGCAGGAAAGCCTTTGTAGAGATCGATTCCACCAAGGGCAATGTTGAGGAACTCAAAGAAAAAATTGAAGCCGAAAACCTGAGAAAAGAAAGCATTTCTTCAGAACTTTCCGAGCGCAAAACCGAACGCATGCTGCTTCAGAGCAGAATTGCAGATGTGGACGCAAAATTTGCTGCTACGCGGGATGAGCTCATGGCTGCCAGGAAGAAGCTTGAGGATGCAAAAAACGAGAAAAATGAATTAATCCGAACCGAAGATCGGCTCCTTGATACCCTCCGGAGAAAATCTTTAGAACTCCGAGAGATAGAAAACCAGATCAAAGATGCTGAAGCCGCGGTTGCTACTTCTGATAGTGATACGCTTTCTGTCAGGTACGAGCTTGAAAAGCTTTCTGAAAACCTGGAATCTCTTATCCGGGACCGTGATGATATTGAAAGCAGCCATTTCAGGATAAAGGAAGATATAAAGAAACTTGAGAACAGGCTTCACGGCCTCCAGCAGGAGTATACAATTACGGAGACAAGAGTGCGGGCATCGGAACAGGGCAGAGGCTATTCCAGAGCTGTGGAGATGATAATAGGGGCTGCAAGGCAGGAAGACCTTTTCGGAATTAATGGGACCATTGCCCAGCTTGGAAGAGTGGAAAGGCAATACTCAACAGCTCTGGAGGTTGCTGCGGGAAACCGAATGCAAGCGATTGTTGTGGATACGGACGCCGATGCTGCCGAAGCAATCGAATACCTGAAGCGGAGAAAAGGAGGGCGAGCAACCTTTCTTCCTCTCAACAAACTGAGAGAGCCCAGGCGGCTTGAAAATCTAAGTTACGAAAACGGAGTAATAGGATACGCAATTGACCTTATTCAGTTTGATTCCGGTTTTGAGCCCGCTTTCTGGTATGTTTTTCAGGATACTCTTGTCATGGAAAACCTTGAAAGTGCTCGCCGCCTCATGGGAAAAGCAAGAATGGTAACCCTTGAAGGTGAACTTCTTGAAAAGAGTGGAGCAATGGTAGGAGGGTCAATATCCTCTAAATCGGGCACTTCTTTTGCAGCCGCAGAAAAAGATAAACTGCTTGAGCTTGCAGAGAAGATCAGGTCCCTGGATGAAAGCCGGAATGCGGCAATAAACAAGCAGGACAGCATTGAAAGCCATCTTTTCGAACTGAGCAGAAAAATTCGGGACTGTGAGGCTACGATCTCACGAAAAGAGAGCCAGCTTGATGAAATTGCAGGCAGGGAAGCAAAACTTGCTGAACTTCTTGAAGCAAAACAGGCCGACCTTAAAGCAATTGAGGAGTCCAGAACCGAACTCGGAACTGAAATGGATAGGGTAACTGCGGAAAAAGCTGACAAAGAGAAGGTTGTATCCGAACTTGAGGAGCAGATCTCAGGACTTGAAGCAAAACTTGCGGATTCTCCCCTGCCTGAAATCAATAAAAAGATAGAATTCGTCGATGAGGAACTCCGCAGGCTGGATGGCCGAATCCGGGATACTGAAGCCACATTGAATGCCCTGAAGCTTGAAAAAGAGTATGCTGAACAGAAAATTGCCGAAGCAAAGGAACTTATCAGGGAAATTGATGAGAAGAAAGCTTCAAGAATGGAAAAAGTTAACTCTCTGAAGATAAAAATAAAGGAATGTGAGGAAAAACTTGAGGAAAAAAAAGCCAGGGAAATTGAGCTTTCGAATGAACTGATAGGGCTCCAGCAAGAACGGGAAAAGGTTCAGGCTGAACACAATGCGGTCAAACGCAGAGTAAGTATTTCCTCAACTACGCTTGAAAAGGCAAAGCAGCAGGTGCTTACGCTGAAAGCTACGAAAAATGCGCTTTTAGATCAGGAAAAGCAATTTGTCGAAGAAATACTCAAAAGAGGCATAGAGGAGACTGATGAGGTTCCGAATTACGAAACCGTTTACATGCGGATTCAGGCAATCGATGAAGCCCTACGAAGGCTCGAACCCGTAAACATGAGAGCAATTGACGAGTATAATGAGGTAGAGTTAAGACTTTCGGATTTGCAAGGAAAACGTGACACTCTCTTTACCGAGAGAGAGCAGCTCCTTGAGCGCATCGACCAGTATGAGCATTTAAAACGAGATGCCTTTATGGAGGCCTATACAAGCATTAATGCCAACTTCAAGGAGATTTTCCATGAGCTTTCCGACGGGATGGGTGAACTCTTGCTTGATAACCCTGATGACCCTTTTGCAGGAGGGATGACACTTAGGGCACAGCCCAAGGAAAAAACTCTCCAGCGGATCGAGGCAATGTCCGGAGGAGAAAAAAGCCTTACTGCACTTGCGTTCATATTCGCAATCCAGCAATACCGTCCTGCTCCCTTTTATGCCTTTGACGAAATTGATATGTTTCTTGACGGCTGGAATGTGGAAAGAGTTTCAAGGCGCGTAAAAACCTCAGGATCAAAAGTCCAGTTTATTGTTGTTTCCTTAAGAAAACCTATGATCCAGGCTGCATCCAGGACAATAGGAGTTACAATGCAGGAAAATAACCTCACGAGCATTACCGGGGTGAAACTTAATGGCTGA